From Echinicola jeungdonensis, the proteins below share one genomic window:
- the miaB gene encoding tRNA (N6-isopentenyl adenosine(37)-C2)-methylthiotransferase MiaB, with product MENLIKDIDIIPAEEAQACDFKTTEEQNTGKQKKLYIESYGCQMNFSDSEIVASIMKKNGFDTTSDYEVADVIFLNTCSIREKAELTVRKRLSQFNQIKKEKPEMTIGVLGCMAERLKDKLLEEEKLVDLVVGPDAYRDLPNLVKGAEDGDKGVNTFLSREETYADISPVRLNSNGVSAFISIMRGCDNMCSFCVVPFTRGRERSRDPHSIVKEAQDLFNQGFREVTLLGQNVDSYKWSPEENNKARLNKQGEVSKVYNFAKLLEMVAKVDPKLRVRFSTSHPKDITDEVLYTMKAYDNICKYIHLPVQSGNSRVLELMNRTYDRDWYLERVAKIREILGEECGISSDMIAGFCSETEEEHQDTLTLMDIVKYDFSYMFFYSERPGTLAAKKYEDDIPLEVKKRRLQEIIQKQTQHSLERNQMDIGQIQEVLVEGSSKRSDEQLKGRNSANKVVIFSKGDYKKGDYVRLKITDCTAATLFGEVIS from the coding sequence ATGGAGAATTTAATTAAGGATATAGATATTATCCCTGCGGAAGAGGCGCAAGCATGTGATTTCAAAACCACAGAAGAGCAGAATACTGGAAAGCAGAAAAAACTCTATATAGAAAGTTACGGATGTCAGATGAACTTTTCTGACAGTGAGATCGTCGCTTCCATAATGAAAAAAAATGGATTTGACACTACTTCTGATTATGAAGTAGCAGATGTAATTTTCCTAAACACCTGTTCCATTCGTGAAAAGGCAGAATTGACTGTCAGAAAGCGCCTATCCCAATTCAACCAGATCAAAAAAGAAAAGCCAGAAATGACCATTGGGGTATTGGGATGCATGGCTGAAAGGTTGAAGGATAAGCTTCTTGAAGAAGAAAAGTTGGTCGACTTAGTTGTAGGGCCTGATGCCTATCGTGACCTTCCCAACCTGGTAAAAGGAGCAGAAGACGGAGACAAAGGTGTCAACACTTTCCTTTCCAGGGAGGAGACTTATGCAGACATCTCTCCTGTAAGGTTAAATTCCAATGGAGTAAGTGCTTTTATTTCCATCATGCGTGGTTGTGACAATATGTGTTCTTTCTGCGTAGTTCCCTTTACCCGAGGAAGGGAAAGAAGTCGTGATCCTCACTCCATTGTCAAGGAAGCTCAGGATTTATTCAATCAGGGATTTCGCGAAGTCACCCTTCTGGGTCAAAATGTGGATAGTTACAAGTGGTCTCCAGAGGAAAACAACAAAGCAAGGCTGAACAAGCAGGGAGAGGTCAGTAAGGTATATAATTTTGCAAAATTACTTGAAATGGTAGCAAAAGTGGATCCTAAACTTCGCGTCAGGTTTTCCACCTCTCACCCCAAGGACATCACCGATGAAGTCCTTTACACCATGAAAGCTTATGACAATATCTGCAAATACATCCACCTGCCTGTACAAAGTGGAAACTCCAGGGTTCTCGAACTGATGAACAGGACATATGACAGGGATTGGTATTTGGAAAGGGTAGCTAAGATCAGGGAAATTCTTGGAGAAGAATGTGGAATTTCCTCGGATATGATTGCCGGTTTTTGTTCAGAAACCGAGGAGGAACATCAAGATACCTTAACCTTGATGGACATCGTCAAATACGATTTCTCCTATATGTTTTTCTATTCCGAACGTCCCGGAACCCTTGCTGCCAAAAAGTATGAAGATGATATTCCCCTGGAGGTCAAAAAAAGGCGGCTCCAGGAAATCATACAGAAACAAACCCAACATTCCTTAGAAAGAAACCAGATGGATATTGGCCAGATACAGGAAGTATTGGTGGAAGGTTCTTCCAAAAGATCCGATGAACAATTAAAAGGCAGAAATTCTGCCAATAAAGTGGTTATCTTCTCCAAAGGGGATTATAAAAAAGGAGATTATGTACGGTTAAAAATCACGGATTGTACCGCCGCCACCTTGTTTGGTGAAGTGATTTCCTGA